A section of the Quadrisphaera setariae genome encodes:
- a CDS encoding VirB4-like conjugal transfer ATPase, CD1110 family → MPYEAMLPDGVAWLGEDAWSISAEAGDISYLLSPEEVQTDILNRWGRWLNGFGGAVALHITIVNEVRDSDAFGRLARMSYAGEAEDDLREDFNTHITRKLSTSRGNVLTRRYITFTLKGEKNREQACERLHRTITDAQASLRQLGCTVRPLGRAERLELLASKTRRGERFTWTPDHPTLEAVAPRRVEVAPSHLVLGEGADACFHASVWVGRLPAWLSDRLISDLAEIRGDLTISMHLQPYDNADGLDLVRGQIANLEMQYINEKKRAAKKGLDADQVPHGLTTARDEAKELRRELESSTERLWSTLTTIGVTAPTKAALDSLVEMVTTTLRSHSCGGQRLTWMGVDALRTELPLGYRALPMERTLTTGVVSAMHPFTTQELIDAGGICYGINARSGNPVIASRAEAINGNGFILGTSGSGKSHASKAEALSVLLTTDDDVIIIDPEREYAALTEELGGQRIALSADGQTHINAMAIDLDSAAENPILAKAHFVLGLAKALIGGADGLSPGELGLIDRSTVELLRAYALDPENRTPPTLTDLRDALRALEDPEARGLARSLDLYTDGSLGSFSRQTNVRLEGRLVCFDIADLSAELKTIGMMIILDQVWQRVTANRARGRRTWLYVDEFHMLFRSADTGEHFLTMFKRARKWGLMLTGITQNIEELLGYQNARLMLANSDFLMLLNQSATDADAVRDLLRMSEEQRDLFTGVAPGTGLLKSGNAFIPFDNQMERTGRLYRLFSTKFAETA, encoded by the coding sequence GTGCCCTACGAGGCCATGCTCCCCGACGGTGTCGCCTGGCTCGGGGAAGACGCCTGGTCCATCAGCGCTGAGGCTGGAGACATCTCCTACCTGCTCAGCCCCGAGGAGGTCCAGACCGACATCCTCAACCGCTGGGGACGCTGGCTGAACGGCTTCGGCGGCGCCGTCGCCCTGCACATCACCATCGTCAACGAGGTGCGTGACTCCGACGCCTTCGGCCGCCTGGCCCGCATGTCCTACGCCGGTGAGGCCGAGGACGACCTTCGCGAGGACTTCAACACCCACATCACCCGCAAGCTGTCGACCTCTCGCGGCAACGTGCTGACCAGGCGCTACATCACCTTCACCCTCAAGGGCGAGAAGAACCGCGAGCAGGCCTGTGAGCGCCTGCACCGCACCATCACCGACGCCCAGGCCAGCCTGCGCCAGCTCGGCTGCACCGTGCGCCCCCTGGGACGCGCCGAGCGCTTGGAACTCCTCGCCAGCAAGACCCGCCGCGGCGAGCGCTTCACCTGGACCCCTGACCACCCCACCCTGGAGGCCGTCGCGCCACGCAGGGTCGAGGTCGCGCCCAGCCACCTCGTGCTGGGCGAGGGAGCGGACGCCTGCTTCCATGCCAGCGTCTGGGTCGGGAGGCTGCCGGCGTGGCTGTCTGACCGCCTCATCAGCGACCTGGCCGAGATCCGAGGTGACCTGACGATCTCGATGCACCTGCAGCCCTACGACAACGCCGACGGGCTGGACCTGGTGCGCGGCCAGATCGCCAACCTCGAGATGCAGTACATCAACGAGAAGAAGCGAGCCGCCAAGAAGGGCCTGGACGCCGACCAGGTCCCCCACGGGCTGACCACTGCCCGCGACGAGGCCAAGGAGCTGCGCCGGGAGCTGGAGTCCAGCACCGAGCGCCTGTGGTCGACCTTGACGACTATCGGGGTCACCGCCCCGACCAAGGCCGCGCTGGACTCCCTGGTGGAGATGGTGACCACCACGTTGCGCTCGCACAGCTGCGGCGGTCAGCGGCTGACATGGATGGGTGTCGACGCACTGCGCACCGAGCTTCCGCTGGGGTACCGAGCCCTGCCGATGGAGCGCACCTTGACCACCGGTGTGGTCTCAGCGATGCACCCCTTCACCACCCAGGAGCTCATCGACGCCGGCGGCATCTGCTACGGCATCAACGCCCGCTCCGGGAACCCCGTGATCGCCTCCCGCGCCGAGGCGATCAACGGCAACGGGTTCATCTTGGGCACCTCAGGATCGGGCAAGTCCCACGCCAGCAAGGCCGAAGCCCTCTCGGTACTGCTCACCACCGACGACGACGTCATCATCATCGACCCCGAGCGGGAGTACGCCGCGCTCACCGAGGAGCTGGGCGGACAGCGCATCGCCCTGAGCGCTGACGGACAGACCCACATCAACGCCATGGCCATCGACCTGGACAGCGCCGCGGAGAACCCGATCCTGGCCAAGGCACACTTTGTCCTGGGCCTGGCCAAGGCGCTCATCGGTGGCGCGGACGGCCTCAGCCCCGGCGAGCTCGGCCTGATCGACCGCAGCACCGTAGAGCTGCTGCGCGCCTACGCCCTGGACCCCGAGAACCGGACCCCACCGACCCTGACGGACCTGCGCGATGCCCTGCGCGCCCTGGAGGACCCCGAGGCGCGCGGCCTGGCGCGCTCTCTGGACCTCTACACCGACGGCTCGCTGGGCTCGTTCAGCAGGCAGACCAACGTCCGCCTGGAGGGCCGGCTGGTGTGCTTCGACATCGCCGATCTTTCCGCGGAGCTCAAGACCATCGGCATGATGATCATCCTCGATCAGGTGTGGCAGCGCGTCACCGCCAACCGCGCCCGCGGACGACGCACCTGGCTGTACGTCGACGAGTTCCACATGCTCTTCCGCAGCGCCGACACCGGCGAGCACTTCCTGACGATGTTCAAGCGCGCCCGCAAGTGGGGCCTGATGTTGACCGGCATCACCCAGAACATCGAGGAGCTGCTCGGCTACCAGAACGCGCGCCTGATGCTCGCCAACTCCGACTTCCTGATGCTGCTGAACCAGTCGGCCACCGACGCCGACGCCGTGCGAGACCTGCTGCGCATGTCCGAGGAGCAGCGCGACCTGTTCACCGGCGTCGCTCCCGGCACCGGCCTGTTGAAGTCCGGCAACGCCTTCATCCCCTTCGACAACCAGATGGAACGCACCGGGCGCCTCTACCGCCTGTTCAGCACCAAGTTCGCCGAGACGGCCTGA
- a CDS encoding PrgI family protein — protein sequence MALEVKVYRDIRAYEAKVLFGCSWRQLAVVACALPVMALFTWLLWGTGANGYLLWPVLVPVVAVGWWRPRGLKPERFMPYVFERFVGKKVLVHESGDAQIEEERRRQRDSQRPDVAELEGRGLPARALGPSRPEPQRQPRGLRRSA from the coding sequence GTGGCACTTGAGGTCAAGGTCTACCGCGACATCCGCGCCTACGAGGCGAAGGTCCTCTTCGGGTGCTCTTGGCGCCAGCTGGCCGTGGTGGCGTGCGCGTTGCCGGTCATGGCGCTGTTCACCTGGCTGCTGTGGGGCACCGGTGCCAACGGCTACCTGCTCTGGCCGGTCCTGGTCCCCGTCGTAGCCGTGGGCTGGTGGAGGCCCAGAGGGCTCAAGCCCGAGCGGTTCATGCCTTACGTCTTCGAGCGTTTCGTGGGAAAGAAGGTGCTGGTCCATGAGTCCGGTGATGCGCAGATCGAAGAGGAACGACGTCGCCAGCGAGACTCCCAGCGCCCCGACGTCGCCGAACTCGAAGGACGGGGCCTCCCTGCCCGGGCGCTGGGCCCGAGCCGCCCCGAGCCCCAGCGTCAGCCCCGCGGGCTTCGGCGCTCGGCGTAA
- a CDS encoding type IV secretion system protein has translation MDQFIIAMLNTLSQGASAGTTDDLLLNPAAYNATLYQAAVDLHQAAVVPITALVLAIIAVLELGSNAARMDSGDGQMGVRQITVTLIKVAILLTITSQATLLLGGIDEVVTRIANSANGLNVGAGTPTTPLGDQLTDQVESLGITDQLTVLIILLIPWLAVAIISGVVIAMIFVRFLQLYLMTTFASLPMAFWGHQETKSIGTNYVRAYAAIALHGAVLIIAIKLYQASIGARLTQGITVAPDTDVFALVTDNIGQFFLGPLILGLLLFGSVKVSRAVVGEA, from the coding sequence GTGGACCAGTTCATCATCGCCATGCTCAACACCCTGTCCCAGGGTGCTAGCGCCGGGACCACCGATGACCTGCTGCTGAACCCTGCGGCCTACAACGCCACGCTGTACCAGGCCGCCGTCGACCTGCACCAGGCGGCGGTCGTCCCCATCACTGCACTGGTCCTGGCGATCATCGCCGTCCTGGAGTTGGGCAGCAACGCCGCTCGCATGGACTCCGGTGACGGCCAGATGGGCGTCCGCCAGATCACGGTCACCCTGATCAAAGTCGCCATCCTGCTGACCATCACCTCACAGGCCACGCTGTTGCTGGGCGGCATCGACGAGGTCGTCACCCGCATCGCCAACAGCGCCAACGGCCTCAACGTCGGCGCCGGCACTCCCACGACTCCCCTGGGCGACCAGCTGACCGACCAGGTCGAGTCGCTCGGCATCACCGACCAGCTCACCGTGCTGATCATCCTGCTGATCCCGTGGCTGGCCGTCGCCATCATCTCCGGAGTTGTGATCGCCATGATCTTCGTCCGGTTCTTGCAGCTCTACCTCATGACGACTTTCGCCTCGCTGCCCATGGCCTTCTGGGGGCACCAGGAGACCAAGAGCATCGGCACCAACTACGTCCGCGCCTACGCCGCCATCGCGCTGCACGGCGCCGTGCTCATCATCGCCATCAAGCTCTACCAGGCCTCGATCGGCGCTCGCCTGACCCAAGGGATCACTGTGGCGCCCGACACCGACGTCTTCGCCCTGGTCACCGACAACATCGGCCAGTTCTTCCTGGGCCCGCTCATCCTCGGCCTGCTGCTGTTCGGGTCGGTCAAGGTCAGCCGCGCCGTCGTCGGGGAGGCCTGA
- a CDS encoding LysM peptidoglycan-binding domain-containing protein: protein MHQTVDPKPRLEFVAAGDSLDGTEVDSGQVHTGTLDIGESVLTCGAPTDAGLRAGVIAVAAVIAAQLGRPVLLRVTDATGATDTRDLAVRPDGVVEVPSSEGTITGDEDLAQFTGPCRACGEEQEVIAASCSQCGTVEPLRVSAHGEVPLAVLATLPEEAGEEGAPEGQYDPFDEDRQVEEPNGAGVHDPSHDVPTWPLVLVMLMEHGGANVRIDAEQWPLRAESMAAVRALSFEHIRQHGAVPLGRPVRADVIDPTADPTQVIVGLDGDVTRVPDGAAPTSTRAEEPPVVPVVMAASPRKKSAPRQRPAGKHAGRGNQLLVIGSTSALAALVIAALAVPQSISPITTVLGLGTEPTGATTATPEPTPAPSSANTAPEGSAGGSAGGQSPTGGRTTASPRSGGEETEVAPQSSGAPQTTPDALAPTAPTAPVSTPGEQAPTSAPSAVESSPVQSSAPSAAPSASSGDDRREPQDTSAPANADPDQPRRTTSPSPAADGSITVAAGDSLSAIADQVGESVEDLVAANDLRSADEIEAGQRLVVAGPAVQEAAEQAAQQRSTPAPVRQDTPRVESSREEPHRAQMTPAADGSIVVAAGQTLGAIADQVGASVAALVAANDLPSADEIKAGQELVVAGPALRAAAESDTAEQQPAASDGDAPAAEAAPEQSAAGEEITVKRGDTLTEIAERTRTSVEQLAGLNALPSPDLILAGQKLLTAPPVTDAPAAADDADALAPEEQPEPGAEPTTGPGAEPTGEPTTEPTGEPTTAPSAGPTTQPTTQPTTEPSAGLPGLPDLGNLVPGVVPGAEPTGEPTGEPTTQPTGEPTTQPSAGPTTQPTGEPTTQPTTQPTTQPTTQPSAGPTTQPTGEPTTQPTGEPTTQPTTQPSAGVPDLGDLVPGVVPGAKPTTQPTAESTVEPSSTPTVEPSSTPTVEPSSTPTVEPSSTPTVSPSVEPDGAPSLRAEPTAASTSTLTDPSSATPSAEPSEAPSLWAEPTDLPAADLTSTMATVSQPRTGEGSSDGAGGLAGGIASSLLLVGSTKKLRRSRDVSAAATLRAMVTSLTRPVGAWAESSTEQIQLSALRPGGALHSHAGDLDIAVGAIEDGESWQAAAEGTYADRWRTSLSHLRELRTGQGSTYIRFAHEWNAPWHPWRVRQEEVTPFSRAWSLYSSLRREVFPEARLVFCVARQSDGLGAAWTDAIPSADDVDLFGVDYYIASDEGAEHSPDDFVAGLPQRDRFGAPVGLEAHRLHAESQGKPLVIGEWSHLSQSGPAAGFAQGLRTYVASHAGTGAGQIAYDVPLSW, encoded by the coding sequence ATGCACCAGACCGTCGACCCTAAGCCGCGGCTGGAGTTCGTCGCCGCTGGCGACAGCCTCGACGGCACAGAGGTCGACTCCGGCCAGGTCCACACCGGAACCCTGGACATCGGGGAGTCGGTGCTGACCTGTGGTGCTCCCACCGACGCGGGTCTGCGCGCCGGCGTCATCGCCGTCGCGGCCGTCATCGCCGCTCAGCTGGGACGTCCGGTCCTGCTACGCGTCACCGATGCCACGGGCGCCACGGACACCCGTGACCTGGCGGTCCGCCCCGACGGCGTGGTGGAGGTCCCCAGCTCCGAGGGGACCATCACCGGCGATGAAGACCTCGCGCAGTTCACCGGGCCCTGCCGTGCCTGTGGGGAGGAGCAGGAGGTCATCGCGGCCAGCTGCTCGCAGTGCGGCACCGTGGAGCCCCTGCGCGTCTCGGCGCACGGCGAGGTGCCGCTGGCTGTGCTGGCGACCCTGCCTGAGGAGGCAGGTGAGGAAGGCGCACCCGAGGGCCAGTACGACCCCTTCGACGAGGACCGCCAGGTCGAGGAGCCCAACGGCGCAGGGGTGCACGACCCCTCGCACGATGTGCCGACGTGGCCTCTGGTGCTGGTCATGCTGATGGAGCACGGCGGAGCCAACGTCAGGATCGACGCCGAGCAGTGGCCCCTGCGGGCGGAGTCGATGGCTGCGGTGCGTGCCCTGTCCTTCGAGCACATCCGCCAGCACGGTGCCGTGCCGCTGGGGCGGCCCGTACGCGCCGACGTCATCGACCCCACGGCGGACCCCACTCAGGTCATCGTCGGATTGGACGGAGACGTCACTCGCGTTCCCGACGGCGCTGCACCGACATCAACTCGCGCCGAGGAGCCCCCGGTCGTCCCCGTGGTCATGGCGGCCAGCCCCCGCAAGAAGTCGGCCCCCCGCCAGCGACCGGCGGGTAAGCACGCGGGTCGGGGCAACCAGCTGCTGGTGATCGGCTCCACCTCCGCTCTGGCCGCCCTGGTCATCGCCGCCCTGGCAGTACCGCAGTCGATCTCCCCCATCACCACGGTGCTCGGCCTGGGAACTGAGCCCACCGGTGCCACTACCGCCACCCCCGAGCCCACCCCGGCCCCATCCAGCGCGAACACTGCACCTGAGGGCTCCGCGGGCGGCAGTGCTGGCGGCCAGAGCCCTACGGGTGGTCGCACTACCGCGTCCCCGCGCAGCGGCGGCGAGGAGACCGAAGTGGCTCCGCAGTCCTCGGGAGCACCCCAGACCACCCCGGACGCGCTGGCGCCCACGGCACCGACTGCCCCGGTCAGCACCCCCGGAGAGCAGGCGCCCACATCGGCGCCGAGCGCTGTTGAGTCCTCCCCCGTCCAGTCCTCGGCGCCGTCAGCGGCACCTTCAGCGTCCTCTGGCGATGACCGCCGCGAGCCGCAGGACACCAGCGCGCCGGCCAATGCCGACCCGGACCAGCCTCGACGCACGACCTCGCCGTCCCCCGCGGCTGACGGGTCCATCACCGTGGCGGCCGGGGACAGCCTCAGCGCCATCGCCGACCAGGTCGGCGAGAGCGTCGAGGACCTGGTGGCCGCGAACGACCTGCGCTCGGCTGACGAGATCGAGGCCGGCCAGCGGCTCGTCGTTGCCGGTCCTGCCGTGCAGGAGGCCGCGGAGCAGGCAGCCCAGCAGCGCTCCACCCCCGCGCCGGTGCGGCAGGACACCCCGCGTGTGGAGAGCAGCCGTGAGGAGCCGCACCGCGCACAGATGACCCCCGCTGCTGACGGGTCGATCGTCGTGGCCGCCGGACAAACCCTGGGAGCCATCGCCGACCAGGTCGGCGCCAGCGTCGCCGCCCTGGTGGCCGCCAACGACCTGCCGTCCGCAGACGAGATCAAGGCCGGTCAGGAGCTCGTCGTGGCGGGTCCGGCCCTGCGCGCGGCCGCCGAGTCGGACACCGCGGAGCAGCAGCCGGCTGCCTCAGATGGCGATGCCCCCGCCGCCGAGGCTGCGCCCGAGCAGTCCGCGGCCGGGGAGGAGATCACGGTCAAGCGGGGCGACACCCTGACGGAGATCGCTGAGCGGACCCGCACCAGCGTCGAGCAGCTGGCTGGACTGAACGCGCTGCCCTCCCCCGACCTCATCCTTGCCGGCCAGAAGCTACTGACCGCTCCCCCGGTCACCGATGCGCCCGCTGCTGCGGACGACGCAGATGCTCTCGCGCCGGAGGAACAGCCTGAGCCGGGCGCTGAGCCCACGACCGGGCCGGGTGCTGAGCCGACCGGCGAGCCGACGACGGAGCCGACCGGCGAGCCGACGACGGCGCCGAGCGCAGGGCCGACGACGCAGCCGACGACGCAGCCGACGACGGAGCCGAGTGCGGGTCTGCCGGGTCTGCCTGACCTCGGGAACCTGGTGCCTGGGGTGGTCCCGGGCGCTGAGCCGACCGGCGAGCCGACCGGCGAGCCGACGACGCAGCCGACTGGCGAGCCGACGACGCAGCCGAGCGCAGGGCCGACGACGCAGCCGACTGGCGAGCCGACGACGCAGCCGACGACGCAGCCGACGACGCAGCCGACGACGCAGCCGAGCGCAGGGCCGACGACGCAGCCGACCGGCGAGCCGACGACGCAGCCGACTGGCGAGCCGACGACGCAGCCGACGACGCAGCCGAGCGCCGGCGTGCCTGACCTCGGGGACCTTGTGCCTGGGGTGGTCCCGGGCGCGAAGCCGACGACGCAGCCGACTGCCGAGTCGACCGTCGAGCCGTCGAGCACGCCGACCGTCGAGCCGTCGAGCACGCCGACCGTCGAGCCGTCGAGCACGCCGACCGTCGAGCCGTCGAGCACGCCGACCGTCTCCCCGTCCGTGGAGCCGGATGGGGCCCCCTCGCTGCGGGCGGAGCCGACTGCAGCGTCGACGTCGACGCTGACCGACCCGTCCAGCGCAACGCCGTCTGCGGAGCCGAGTGAGGCCCCCTCGCTATGGGCCGAGCCGACCGACCTCCCAGCAGCTGACCTGACCTCGACGATGGCGACGGTCTCTCAGCCGCGCACAGGCGAGGGCTCGAGCGACGGCGCTGGTGGTCTCGCCGGAGGCATCGCCAGCAGCCTCCTGCTGGTGGGCAGTACCAAGAAGCTCCGCCGTAGCCGCGACGTGTCGGCCGCCGCCACCCTGCGCGCGATGGTCACCTCTCTGACCCGGCCGGTCGGTGCATGGGCGGAGAGCAGCACCGAGCAGATCCAGCTCTCCGCGCTGCGCCCCGGCGGCGCACTGCACTCCCACGCAGGCGACCTGGACATCGCTGTGGGAGCAATCGAGGACGGAGAGTCCTGGCAGGCCGCCGCCGAGGGGACCTACGCGGACCGCTGGCGGACCAGTCTGAGTCACCTGCGCGAACTTCGTACGGGCCAAGGATCGACCTACATCCGCTTCGCCCATGAATGGAACGCTCCCTGGCACCCCTGGCGGGTACGCCAGGAGGAAGTGACCCCCTTCAGTCGCGCGTGGAGCCTGTACAGCTCCCTGCGGCGCGAGGTCTTCCCCGAGGCCCGGCTCGTTTTCTGTGTCGCGCGCCAGTCCGACGGCCTCGGAGCCGCCTGGACCGACGCCATCCCCAGCGCAGACGACGTCGACCTGTTCGGCGTGGACTACTACATCGCCAGCGACGAGGGCGCTGAGCACTCCCCCGACGACTTCGTCGCGGGACTGCCTCAGCGCGACCGGTTCGGCGCCCCGGTGGGCCTGGAGGCCCACCGCCTCCACGCCGAGAGCCAGGGCAAGCCCCTGGTCATCGGTGAGTGGTCCCACCTCAGCCAGAGCGGACCCGCCGCCGGGTTCGCTCAGGGCCTGCGCACCTACGTCGCCAG